Proteins encoded within one genomic window of Bos indicus x Bos taurus breed Angus x Brahman F1 hybrid chromosome 18, Bos_hybrid_MaternalHap_v2.0, whole genome shotgun sequence:
- the DYNLRB2 gene encoding dynein light chain roadblock-type 2, translated as MAEVEETLKRIQSHKGVIGTMVVNAEGIPIRTTLDNSTTVQYAGLLHQLTMKAKSTVRDIDPQNDLTFLRIRSKKHEIMVAPDKEYLLIVIQNPCE; from the exons ATG GCAGAGGTGGAGGAAACCCTAAAGAGGATCCAGAGCCATAAAGGGGTTATAGGAACAATGGTTGTAAATGCAGAAG GCATTCCCATCCGAACAACCTTGGACAACTCAACAACAGTTCAGTACGCAGGTCTCCTTCATCAGCTGACCATGAAAGCCAAGAGCACCGTCCGTGACATTGACCCTCAGAACGACCTAACTTTTCTTAGGATCAGATCCAAGAAACATGAAATCATGGTAGCTCCAG ataagGAATATCTTCTGATCGTCATTCAGAATCCATGTGAATAG